Proteins encoded together in one Pirellulales bacterium window:
- a CDS encoding NIPSNAP family protein yields the protein MNICQITCCQFLSALLIGVAAANALADDVIDAPTSESAAKDTRCYELRVYHAGEGKLDALNTRFRDHTCKLFEKHGITNIGYWMPLDKSEQKLYYIVAYPSRAAREASWKAFFADPEWKAVFAESEKNGKLVRQVDSTFMHATDFSPAIMPGKASEPRLFELRTYTTTPGNLPNLFARFRDHTMAIFAKHGMTNFAYWALDADQKGAGDTLVYMLAHPSKEARDASFEAFRKDPDWVAAKAASEKNGSLTVPDGVKSVLLKPADYSPTK from the coding sequence ATGAATATCTGCCAGATCACTTGTTGCCAATTTTTGTCTGCGTTGTTGATCGGCGTCGCCGCGGCGAACGCGCTAGCGGACGACGTCATAGACGCTCCGACGAGTGAAAGTGCTGCCAAGGACACGCGCTGCTACGAGCTGCGTGTTTACCATGCGGGCGAAGGAAAGCTCGACGCGCTCAACACTCGTTTTCGCGACCATACCTGCAAGTTGTTCGAAAAGCACGGCATCACGAACATCGGCTATTGGATGCCGCTCGATAAATCAGAGCAAAAGCTGTATTACATCGTTGCCTATCCGAGCCGGGCAGCGCGCGAAGCGAGCTGGAAGGCGTTTTTCGCCGATCCGGAATGGAAGGCCGTTTTTGCCGAATCAGAGAAGAACGGCAAATTGGTCAGGCAGGTCGATTCGACTTTCATGCACGCAACCGATTTTTCGCCCGCGATCATGCCCGGCAAAGCCAGCGAACCGCGCCTGTTCGAATTGCGAACCTACACGACCACGCCCGGAAACCTGCCGAATTTGTTCGCTCGCTTTCGCGACCACACGATGGCGATCTTCGCGAAGCATGGCATGACGAACTTCGCCTATTGGGCGCTCGACGCCGATCAAAAAGGCGCCGGCGACACATTGGTTTACATGCTCGCCCACCCGTCGAAAGAAGCCCGCGATGCAAGCTTCGAGGCGTTCCGCAAAGACCCGGATTGGGTCGCCGCGAAAGCCGCATCGGAAAAGAACGGCTCGCTGACAGTGCCCGACGGTGTGAAATCAGTGCTCTTGAAGCCGGCCGATT